TGACTCATACACGGAGGGCCGGTTTCCCTGACCCATACTAGTCCTAATCCTGGACTAAAGAGCTGTTTCAGTAGAGATTCATCTGGGTCCATGAACCCATGGCCCTGAGAACCCAATAACTCACTCCAGTGTTCTGAAAGACCAGAATACAACACTTCATTGACAAGCTTGGTTGGCTCATAGCTTACCTTTGCTCTTGCAGTCCAGCATGGGTTTGGGGAACATGTAGGTGTGGCACAAGGAGTTGGCATCAGGGTGCTTCTTGATGGGAGGTGGTTTGGGCAGACTACCCTGCCCCTGCTGAGGTTTCTGCCCTGGTTGCTGGCCCTCCCCATCATCAAGACACAGCAGCTCCGGCCTCATCTTCTTCAGTTTCTGACCTCTTAGCGCGTCCGGCTCCGAACACTTGGCGTAGTTCCCTAGGTTACGGTTGCTGGGCACCTGCAGGGTCCTGACCAGGCTATCCAGCGAGCACCGGCAGTCCCAGGGGTTGTCATAGAGACGCAGGTAGCGGAGGCTTGGCAAGGGCAGCAGGTGCTCCTCAGAAGCTGTCTTCATCTGGTTGTGCTGAAGAAGCAGAGTAGTGAGCTGTCCCAGCCCTGCGAacgcctcctcctccaccatgtAGAGCTCATTCTGTTGTAGATCCAGACTCTTTAGGTTCTTGAACTGGGAGAAGGTGTTGTCTCTGAGCACCTGGATCTTGTTGCGGGCCAGCAGGAGGTGGTGGATGTCTTCAGGCCAGTGCTGTTGCACCCCGGTCAGCTGGCGGTCCTGACAGTCCAGGTATTTCTCTCCGGCCTCCATGTATTCCTTGCATTCAGAGGTTTGGCGTTTGACAGCATTGGCCCTGCCTTTACCCCGGGCCCTGCCCCGTTCTCTGTTCCGTCCACCCTTCCTGGGCTCAGTGGACctgaggagcaggaggagcagcaGAGCGCTGAGAATCCGCATCCTGGGAGCCCCAACGCTACCACTGGGAGACGGGGGAGCGGCAAGACtggaagaagagggagggagggggagagggatggccTTGTGCAATCAGAGATGGCCTTGGGTTGCTGCTGGTGCCAGGGAAGGCTGGTTacagctgtgtgagagagagagagagagagagagagagagagagagagagagagagagttaagtgGAGAGTTCATTGTTCGGGAGGAAAGGGATAGGAAGGGAtagagaggaagaaagggagggagaggaagaatgATGGAGAGAAACAGACATAAAGCATGTTATATGATAGTCTATCAAACAGAGAGATAGTTAAAACACGGTCATGGAACAGTGCCCCATttcctttgttcctcagtcttctatctctcctctcctcccttctcctatctctctgttcctctcctcccttctatctctctgtttctcccttctcctatctctctgtttctctcctcccttctcctatctctctgtgtctctcctcccttctcctatctctctgtttctcccttctcctatctctctgttcctctcctcccttctcctatctctctgttcctctccttccttctcctatcgctctgtttctctcctcccttctatctctttgtttctcttctcccttctcctatctctctgtttctcccttcttctatctctctgttcctctcctcccttctcctatctctctgttcctctcctctcttctcttatctctctgttcctctcctctcttctcctatctctctgttcctctcttccTAACACAAAACCTGGTGTCGGTCTGCTCTTTTATacagcatttctctctctctctctctctctctctctctctctctctctctctctctctctctctctctctctctctctctctctctctctctctctctctctctctctctctctctctctctctcttcagacaGTAATTCTTCTGTACACCAGGCCACGAACATGCATCAAAGAGGAGGAAGTTTACATGTCTGTGTACGTCCACTCCTGTAAACATACTCTGATAAACATGACGGCTGTAAAGACCTCCCTAACTACCTTACGCTGAGGGAAGGCTGTGTGTAGCTGGATGGAATTACCCTGAGGGAAGGCTGTGTGTAGCTGGATGGAATTACCCTGAGGGAAGGCTGTGTGTAGCTGAATGGAATTACCCTGAGGGAAGGCTGTGTGTAGCTGAATGGAATTACCCTGAGGGAAGGCTGTGTGTAGCTGGATGGAATTACCCTGAGGGAAGGTTGTGTGTAGCTGGATGGAATTACCCTGAGGGAAGGCTGTGTGTAGCTGGATGGAATTACCCTGAGGGAAGGCTGTGTGTAGCTGAATGGAATGACCCTGAGGGAAGGCTGTGTGTAGCTGGATGGAATTACCCTGAGGGAAGGCTGTGTGTAGCTGGATGGAATTACCCTGAGGGAAGGCTGTGTGTAGCTGGATGGAATTACCCTGAGGGAAGGCTGTGTGTAGCTGAATGGAATTACCCTGAGGGAAGGCTGTGTGTAGCTGAATGGAATTACGCTGAGGGAAGGCTGTGTGTAGCTGGATGGAATTACCCTGAGGGAAGGCTGTGTGTAGCTGGATGGAATTACCCTGAGGGAAGGCTGTGTGTAGCTGGATGGAATTACCCTGAGGGAAGGCTGTGTGTAGCTGGATGGAATTACGCTGAGGGAAGGCTGTGTGTAGCTGAATGGAATTACCCTGAGGGAAGGCTGTGTGTAGCTGGATGGAATTACCCTGAGGGAAGGCTGTGTGTAGCTGGATGGAATTACCCTGAGGGAAAGCTGTGTGTAGCTGGATGGAATTACCCTGAGGGAAGGCTGTGTGTAGCTGAATGGAATTACCCTGAGTTTATTACTATCACTGGTGTTACAGGTTAGTGTTGATGATGTACCTTGAATGCTCTTAATGATCATGTATATATTTAGAAGTTATATGTATGCCATTCAAATatggtgcgtgcgtgcgtgcgtgcgtgcgtgcgtgcgtgcgtgcgtgcgtgcgtgcgtgcg
This DNA window, taken from Salvelinus namaycush isolate Seneca chromosome 38, SaNama_1.0, whole genome shotgun sequence, encodes the following:
- the lrrc17 gene encoding leucine-rich repeat-containing protein 17, with amino-acid sequence MRILSALLLLLLLRSTEPRKGGRNRERGRARGKGRANAVKRQTSECKEYMEAGEKYLDCQDRQLTGVQQHWPEDIHHLLLARNKIQVLRDNTFSQFKNLKSLDLQQNELYMVEEEAFAGLGQLTTLLLQHNQMKTASEEHLLPLPSLRYLRLYDNPWDCRCSLDSLVRTLQVPSNRNLGNYAKCSEPDALRGQKLKKMRPELLCLDDGEGQQPGQKPQQGQGSLPKPPPIKKHPDANSLCHTYMFPKPMLDCKSKELKNIPSSLPSDIVRMDLSSNSITQLRPNEFVAARDLKLLNLSSNSLDQIDTAAFAGLLYLRELDLSNNSLHYFQYGVLEDLYFLRMLNLGDNPWVCDYNIHYLIYWLKHHPGVAYSGLICTEPQEFRGWPVENYVKTYNGECPKDKDPKPGKGDTGQGQTAQELMAEKEEAEMELLPKPLRDPRPKKYEVTRLT